From Polynucleobacter sp. JS-JIR-II-b4, a single genomic window includes:
- a CDS encoding pseudouridine synthase, with protein MSTKVNSEGVSASRVYLPADQAHLNLLQFFIEQFPHIPGDEWEQRFDEGLILDQDGQALAANSPYLPNTHLLYFRRLAREPNIPFEERILFQDEHILVADKPHFLPVTPSGLYLHQTLLNRLKKRAGIQTLSPIHRIDRDTAGLVIFSVKPDERAQYQNLFRDRAVNKVYEAIAPYSEDLEKKLPLTYQSRLEESEHFLQMREAAGESNADTFIELIEKNKSWAKYRLTPGSGKKHQLRCHLNALSIPIKHDQIYPVLTPYQEYDLDFSKPLQLLAKEITFKDPITGDLRAFKSLQELIL; from the coding sequence ATGAGCACAAAAGTTAATTCAGAAGGAGTCTCAGCATCGCGGGTGTATTTGCCTGCTGATCAAGCTCACCTGAATTTGCTGCAATTCTTTATAGAGCAATTCCCCCATATTCCAGGAGATGAGTGGGAGCAACGTTTCGATGAAGGCCTCATCTTAGATCAAGACGGCCAAGCCCTGGCCGCAAATAGTCCTTACCTGCCAAATACTCATCTACTGTACTTCCGGCGCCTCGCTCGTGAGCCTAACATTCCTTTTGAGGAACGGATTCTTTTTCAGGATGAGCATATTCTGGTTGCAGATAAGCCTCATTTCCTGCCAGTAACGCCAAGTGGACTTTACCTGCATCAAACCTTATTAAATAGACTTAAGAAAAGAGCGGGCATCCAAACACTCAGTCCAATACATCGCATTGATCGCGACACTGCTGGCTTGGTCATTTTTTCTGTAAAGCCTGATGAAAGAGCTCAATACCAAAATTTGTTCAGGGATAGGGCGGTCAACAAAGTTTATGAGGCAATAGCACCATACTCCGAGGACCTGGAGAAAAAACTCCCCTTGACTTATCAAAGCCGCCTTGAAGAATCAGAACATTTTCTGCAGATGCGGGAGGCGGCAGGTGAGTCAAACGCAGACACATTTATCGAGCTCATAGAAAAAAATAAGTCATGGGCTAAATACCGATTAACACCAGGTAGCGGTAAAAAGCATCAATTGCGTTGTCATCTCAATGCTCTAAGTATTCCAATAAAGCATGACCAGATTTACCCTGTTCTCACGCCGTATCAAGAATACGATTTAGATTTCTCTAAACCATTACAGCTA